Sequence from the Corallococcus sp. EGB genome:
GGCTTGTTGTTCCAGGTGATGCCGGCCTCGCTCCACGCGTTGTCCGAGACGAGCCGCGTGTAGACGTTGCCGTCCGCGTCGTCATAGGCGTAGCCGTCGTTGGACGTGGCCACCAGGGAGACGGAGACCACCTGCGCGTTGACCGGGACGCTGCCCAGGCCGAAGCGGAGGAAGGTCTCCGCCGCCGTCCGGTCGACGGTCAGGCTCATCGACTTGCCGTAGTTGGTGGTGGGGCTGCTCGCGACGACCTGCGCGTCCGCCATCGGGTAGAGGGCCACGACCTGGAGGTCGGTCGTCACCTGCGGATCCCCGGGCTCGAAGTAGTTGATGATGAGCTTGGGCCGCTCGCTGGCGACGCCGTGCTCACGTGAGCGATACACCGTGTGGTAGCCCGGTGACATCAACCGGAAGGAGATGAGCCCATCCGAGTCCAAGGCCTGCTGCACGGGGGGCGTGAGCTTCGGGCTGAAGTTGACGCCCACCTGCAAGGGTTTGGGCGTGGTGTTGGGGTTCCAGAGCCACCAGGAGCCCAGCCGGTCGCCGGTCACCGCGGGGCGGTTGTTCCAGGTCATGCCGGTCTCGCTCCACGTGTCGTCCGGCACCAGCTGCGTATAGACGCTGCCGTCACCGCCCGCGGAGGAGCCATTGAAGGACAGGGCCTGCAGCATGACCGAGGCGATGTGCGAGCCGGCCGGAATGGCCCCCAGGTTGAAGCGCAGGTAGGTCTCCTGCTTGCTCGAGTCGACCCACAGGCTCTGGGCGGTGCCGAAGTTCGTGTTCGGGTTGGCGGCCTGGACGTACGTGTCCGCCTCGGGCTCCAGGATGATCTGCTTGGGCGTGGGAGGCGTGAGCAGGGGCGCGGCCCGGACCTGCGTCGATGGGGCCGGCTCCGGCGGTGCCTGGGCGCCATCACAGCCAGGGACGAGCCCCACCACGAGCGGTGCGATGAGCAGGGAGCGCAGGGACTGCTTCCACAAGGATACGAGATGCATGAAAGGGCACTCGAGGGTACGCGCGCCGGTCCGTTCCGGCGCGACGTGAACCCCTTGAGCAACGCCCGCGCCATGGCTCGGAAGGCGCCAGTTCCGCCGTGACTTCCAGCGCTTACGCGGCATCGTGCCTCGTGACGGCGCTCGCGGCGGGGAGGAACGTGCCAGAACCGGCACGCTCGCGGGCATGTCCAGCGGGCGCCGGTGTCATGGGCCGCCAGGCTTGCAAGGATTCGCCAGGGCCGTCCGGTGACAGCGGTTGACCTGTCCTTGCGCCGTCCGCCGCGTCAGGTCGCGCGAGGCCGGACCCGCGTCCAGCCGAAGGGCATGAGCAGGCCCGCGATGGCGGCCTTGAGCAGGCCCCCGGGAATGAAGGGAACAAAGCCCTTCTGGATGCTCGTGGCGAAGTCGAGCCCGGTCTTCACCTTCAGCCAGGACACGCCGATGGCCAGGATGAGGAGCTGGCCCGCGAGAAAGAGCGGGCCCGCCGTCCACCACCGCCGGTCGTACCCGTGGCGGGCCGCGAGTCCTACGAGGACCGCCGCGGGGAGGAAGCCCACGAGGAATCCGCCCGTGGGCCCGATGAGCGCTCCCCAGCCGCTTGCCCCCTTCGCGAAGAAGGGCAGGCCCACCGCCCCCAGCAGGAGATAGGCGGCCTGTGCGGCCAGGCCCCGTCCCGGCCCGAGCGCCGCCGCCGTCAGGACGACCGCGAGCGTCTGGCCCGTGATGGGCACCGGCGAACCGGGCACGGAGACGGCGACCTGGGCGAGCAGCGCGGTGAACAGCGCCGCGCCCAGGACGAGCGCACCCTCCTGGGCGCGCGTCCGCGCGAAGTGATCCGACAAGACACGAGGAGGCGAAGCCGGGGGGAGGGAAGCCACGGGCCGATGCTCGGCGAGGACGTATGCCGGTGCAAGGCTGCCGGTGTCCGGAGGGAAGCGCGTGGCGCGCGCACGGACTTCGTGAAACGGCTACCGTCCCAGCCTTCTCGTGGTCGGAGGCTTCTGCTTTGACGAATCCCCTGCTCGGCACGCTCTCCCTGGTCTCGGTGACGTCGCTCTACGCCGCGCTCAATGCCTTCCTCACGATTGGGCTTTCCGCCAACGTCAGCCGGGTCCGGACGAAGCATCAGGTGTTCCGGGGCGACGGAGGCAACCCCGGCCTGATTGCCGCCATCCGCGCGCATGGAAACAACATTGAACAGGTTCCGCTGACGCTCCTCCTGCTGCTGTTGGCGGAGCTGAGCGGTGGGAACTCGACGGCGCTCCATGTCTTCGGCGGTGCGCTGCT
This genomic interval carries:
- a CDS encoding MAPEG family protein gives rise to the protein MTNPLLGTLSLVSVTSLYAALNAFLTIGLSANVSRVRTKHQVFRGDGGNPGLIAAIRAHGNNIEQVPLTLLLLLLAELSGGNSTALHVFGGALLVARMAHAFGMLRGSPVQAAGAVLTLAVQLGLAGWVLWLRPWG
- a CDS encoding biotin transporter BioY, which gives rise to MASLPPASPPRVLSDHFARTRAQEGALVLGAALFTALLAQVAVSVPGSPVPITGQTLAVVLTAAALGPGRGLAAQAAYLLLGAVGLPFFAKGASGWGALIGPTGGFLVGFLPAAVLVGLAARHGYDRRWWTAGPLFLAGQLLILAIGVSWLKVKTGLDFATSIQKGFVPFIPGGLLKAAIAGLLMPFGWTRVRPRAT